One window of the Novosphingobium sp. KACC 22771 genome contains the following:
- a CDS encoding glycosyltransferase family 4 protein produces the protein MPDIGSESRELQGKRLLIIVENLPVPFDRRVWQEATTLQEAGATVSIICPTAPGYEARYELRDGIHIHRHPLYRDAASAPGYLLEYGIALFWQTLLAWRIFFGRGFDVLQVCNPPDLGFVIALQFRWLGRRYIFDHHDINPELYEAKFGKRGFGWKLISWAEKLNFRFADVVISTNNSYRSIAMRRGGVNEGDIFVVRSGPNLARLKPRPPVESLKQGRKHLIGYVGVMGEQEGIDLLLEAARHIVLERGRRDIGFCLVGGGSSLKSLQAMAQDMGLGDYVHFTGRAPDDVLFGVLSTADVCVNPDRVNPMNDQSTMNKVLEYMAFSKAQVQFDVKEGRFSAGEASLYARPNDAIDMAEKILQLIDNPELREQMGRYGRARVEAEFSWDRQKAPLIAAYWHALGKGRAGARAIARPAARPLSDSST, from the coding sequence ATGCCCGACATTGGTTCCGAAAGCCGCGAGTTGCAGGGCAAACGCCTGCTGATCATCGTTGAAAACCTGCCGGTCCCCTTTGACCGGCGGGTGTGGCAGGAGGCCACCACGCTGCAGGAAGCCGGGGCCACGGTGTCGATCATCTGCCCCACGGCGCCCGGTTATGAGGCGCGCTATGAATTGCGCGACGGCATCCATATCCATCGCCACCCGCTCTATCGCGATGCGGCCAGCGCGCCGGGCTATCTGCTGGAATATGGCATCGCCCTGTTCTGGCAGACGCTGCTGGCCTGGCGGATCTTTTTCGGGCGCGGCTTTGATGTGCTTCAGGTGTGCAATCCGCCCGATCTGGGCTTTGTCATCGCGCTTCAGTTCCGCTGGCTGGGGCGGCGCTATATCTTTGACCATCACGACATCAATCCCGAACTGTATGAGGCCAAATTCGGCAAGCGCGGTTTCGGCTGGAAGCTGATCAGCTGGGCCGAAAAGCTCAACTTCCGCTTTGCCGATGTGGTGATTTCGACCAACAATTCCTATCGCTCGATCGCCATGCGGCGCGGGGGCGTGAACGAGGGCGACATCTTTGTGGTGCGCTCCGGCCCCAACCTTGCCCGGTTGAAGCCGCGCCCGCCGGTCGAAAGCCTCAAGCAGGGTCGCAAGCATCTGATCGGCTATGTCGGCGTGATGGGCGAGCAGGAAGGTATCGACCTGCTGCTGGAAGCCGCACGCCATATCGTGCTGGAGCGCGGGCGTCGGGATATCGGCTTCTGCCTTGTCGGCGGCGGCTCCAGCCTGAAATCCTTGCAGGCCATGGCGCAGGATATGGGCCTTGGCGATTATGTCCATTTCACCGGGCGCGCGCCTGATGACGTGCTCTTTGGCGTGCTCTCCACCGCCGATGTCTGTGTGAACCCGGACCGGGTGAACCCGATGAACGACCAGTCCACCATGAACAAGGTCCTGGAATACATGGCCTTCAGCAAGGCGCAGGTTCAGTTCGACGTCAAGGAAGGGCGGTTTTCGGCCGGTGAGGCATCGCTTTACGCCCGCCCCAATGACGCAATCGACATGGCAGAAAAGATCCTCCAACTGATCGACAATCCCGAATTGCGCGAACAGATGGGCCGCTATGGCCGCGCCCGCGTCGAGGCGGAATTTTCCTGGGACCGCCAAAAGGCCCCGCTGATCGCGGCCTATTGGCATGCGCTGGGCAAGGGCCGGGCCGGTGCGCGCGCCATCGCCCGCCCGGCGGCCCGGCCGCTCTCCGACTCCTCTACCTGA
- a CDS encoding O-antigen ligase family protein: MPANTPWPRRCWTLALLTIILMGGGNWTMPLPGLLAQLTACVVIICALGSPGSILSRPMVGMDRFLIAVLGLIVLQVLPLPPALWHALPGRDVARDIDDALPPGERWRPLTLDPGATLGALVALLPPFSIYLAVRTAPRERISALLDALPIAFIASGVVAFAQLALGQRGWLRLYPLGDYDFPIGFFANHNHQAAFLACMLPMLALWLGRLDPPTARARLMGQSKDTVLLVAAGLVTALGLITGSRAGVVLLVLSLALTSMAWQRQSARAGAQWIMRSLLPMGLIVLCIWIMTTNGVERLASPFLRGAMEQDQRWTFWRDVSHAAAAFWPVGSGIGTFVDAFAIHEPLISVSQRYLNHAHNDYLDVALEAGLPGLVFVAGALWLTLAAAWRNNQTARGGRQRMEVILTFVPPALIALHSFVDYPARTHAIGALALLCWALAANRTTPNRQREQHGS; the protein is encoded by the coding sequence GTGCCCGCAAACACCCCTTGGCCCCGCCGTTGCTGGACGCTGGCGCTGCTCACCATCATCCTGATGGGCGGCGGCAACTGGACGATGCCGCTTCCCGGCCTTTTGGCGCAATTGACCGCCTGTGTGGTGATCATCTGCGCTTTGGGGTCGCCCGGCAGCATTCTGTCGCGGCCGATGGTGGGGATGGACCGTTTTCTCATCGCGGTGCTGGGGCTGATTGTACTGCAGGTTTTGCCACTGCCGCCCGCGCTGTGGCATGCCTTGCCGGGGCGCGATGTGGCGCGCGATATAGACGATGCGCTGCCTCCGGGCGAACGCTGGCGCCCGTTGACGCTGGATCCCGGCGCCACGCTGGGCGCTCTGGTGGCGCTGCTGCCGCCTTTCAGCATCTACCTTGCCGTGCGCACCGCGCCGCGCGAGCGGATTTCCGCGCTGCTCGATGCGCTGCCGATTGCCTTTATCGCCTCGGGCGTGGTGGCCTTTGCCCAGCTCGCGCTGGGCCAGAGGGGCTGGCTGCGGCTCTATCCTTTGGGAGATTACGATTTCCCCATCGGCTTTTTCGCCAATCACAATCATCAGGCCGCCTTTCTCGCCTGTATGCTGCCCATGCTGGCCTTGTGGCTGGGCCGGTTGGACCCGCCAACGGCCCGCGCCCGGCTGATGGGGCAAAGCAAGGACACCGTGCTGCTGGTGGCCGCAGGCCTGGTCACGGCGCTCGGCCTGATCACCGGATCGCGCGCAGGCGTGGTCCTGCTGGTGCTCTCGCTGGCGCTGACCAGCATGGCATGGCAGCGCCAGTCGGCCCGCGCCGGGGCGCAGTGGATCATGCGCAGCCTGCTGCCGATGGGTCTGATCGTGCTGTGCATCTGGATCATGACCACCAATGGCGTCGAACGCCTCGCCTCGCCCTTTCTGCGCGGCGCGATGGAGCAGGATCAGCGCTGGACCTTCTGGCGCGATGTTTCCCATGCCGCCGCCGCATTCTGGCCGGTGGGATCGGGCATCGGCACCTTTGTCGACGCTTTTGCCATCCACGAGCCGCTGATCAGCGTTTCGCAGCGTTATCTCAACCACGCGCACAATGATTACCTTGATGTCGCGCTGGAGGCGGGCCTGCCCGGGCTGGTCTTTGTGGCGGGCGCGCTGTGGCTGACGCTGGCGGCGGCATGGCGCAATAACCAAACCGCGCGCGGCGGTCGGCAACGCATGGAGGTGATCCTCACCTTCGTGCCCCCGGCGCTGATCGCGCTGCATTCTTTCGTCGATTACCCGGCCCGCACCCATGCCATCGGCGCACTCGCGCTGCTGTGCTGGGCGCTGGCCGCCAACCGCACCACCCCCAACCGTCAACGTGAACAACACGGTTCCTGA
- a CDS encoding polysaccharide biosynthesis/export family protein, whose product MAGPRYKLTDPPQAALRQTAPLEMPLPAADPGTLGPDDKIAIVVAREPDLSAASVMIDANGTFSMPGVGRIKATGHTPDELARQIAASLSANYINQPQVSINIVERASRRVTVEGAVTEPGIYQYPVGATLIDAIALAHGPQRVAKLDRVAIFRTEGDVRSVAVFDFKLVRAGRMSNPRLMPGDRIEVGYSGLTQAWQDFLQSAPVFNVFTRF is encoded by the coding sequence ATGGCCGGTCCAAGGTACAAACTGACCGATCCGCCGCAGGCGGCGCTGCGCCAGACAGCGCCGCTGGAAATGCCGCTGCCCGCGGCCGATCCTGGAACTTTGGGCCCCGATGACAAGATTGCCATTGTGGTCGCGCGTGAGCCGGATCTGAGCGCGGCCAGCGTGATGATCGATGCCAACGGCACCTTCTCGATGCCGGGCGTCGGCCGCATCAAGGCCACCGGCCACACGCCCGACGAACTGGCCCGCCAGATCGCCGCCAGCCTGTCCGCCAATTACATCAACCAGCCGCAGGTCTCGATCAACATCGTCGAGCGCGCCTCGCGCCGGGTGACGGTGGAAGGCGCGGTGACCGAGCCCGGCATCTATCAATATCCGGTCGGCGCCACGCTGATCGACGCCATCGCGCTGGCCCATGGCCCGCAACGCGTGGCCAAGCTGGACCGCGTGGCCATTTTCCGCACCGAAGGCGATGTCCGCAGCGTTGCCGTGTTCGATTTCAAACTGGTTCGGGCCGGGCGCATGTCCAATCCGCGCCTGATGCCCGGCGACCGGATAGAGGTCGGCTACTCGGGCCTGACCCAAGCCTGGCAGGACTTCCTCCAATCCGCCCCCGTCTTCAACGTCTTCACCCGTTTCTGA
- a CDS encoding GumC family protein, giving the protein MANAQEPSLTNSLIDRFLPNFSSAEPFENNGITMSEIRAMLYRQRKLIFPMIVAGPVLALGVTWMMPSIYEGTVSVKIDNERAKILEGQDLDPTVTTSDTGRYLATQASIVTSRSLATQVADEMALARDDRFILSMGKKFKSDGLSKKDADAARREQVITLLQQTVKMATPTDNRVATISFRSRSPEFAAQVANTYADKYIGQNVLQRYEMNAYARKILKNQVTQTQQELRAAEQKAIDYARQFHLIDIGDAASGADEGKGNGGSKDTGNGRSIVTANLVAINDAYAAAQAERIAAEGRWRVAQSASPLDLPEGRNSPSIQGLLQSRAVTASQLAQLRKRYAANRPEVQEAAAQLASIESQIATVGQNIRASIRAEYLGALHKEQELAKSRTDLSAQSLGEQERRVQLNLIVRDADTLRRQLGDLLTRLNQIESAADVDTNNIAVIDKARVPDDPVSPILWRNLLIGLIAGVTLAVATALMRELFDETLQRPEDVEDKLRLPLLGVVPATITNVLDSLNDGKSGLAEAYYSVRSTIDYASGGDVKKLILITSSSPAEGKSTTAYALAQDFARAGRRVLLVDADTRAPSQHRLLKHARNLSGLTDAIVHQKPLAETIHESEVKDLYFMPLGARPANPAHLLSSDVIAPFLNRLKEMFDVVIVDAPPVMGLADAPLLARHMDAVIFIAEAGRAHNGQAKIALRRLRDNGAHVLGAVLTKFNPVESGYGQSTGYYYYYNYRYERALPEGETA; this is encoded by the coding sequence ATGGCCAATGCCCAAGAACCCTCGCTTACAAACAGTCTGATCGACCGCTTCCTGCCGAATTTCTCGTCGGCCGAACCGTTTGAAAACAATGGCATCACCATGTCCGAAATCCGGGCGATGCTGTATCGTCAGCGCAAGCTGATCTTTCCGATGATCGTGGCAGGTCCGGTGCTGGCACTGGGCGTCACATGGATGATGCCCTCGATCTATGAAGGCACAGTCTCGGTCAAAATCGACAATGAGCGCGCCAAGATCCTGGAAGGTCAGGATCTGGACCCCACCGTGACCACCAGCGACACCGGGCGCTATCTGGCCACGCAGGCCAGCATCGTGACCAGCCGCTCGCTGGCAACGCAGGTGGCCGATGAAATGGCGCTGGCCCGCGATGACCGCTTTATCCTGAGCATGGGCAAGAAGTTCAAAAGCGATGGCTTGAGCAAGAAGGATGCCGATGCCGCCCGGCGCGAACAGGTCATCACCCTGCTTCAGCAAACGGTCAAGATGGCCACGCCGACCGACAATCGCGTGGCCACCATTTCCTTTCGCAGCCGCAGTCCGGAATTTGCCGCGCAAGTGGCCAATACCTATGCCGACAAATATATCGGCCAGAATGTGCTGCAGCGTTATGAAATGAACGCCTATGCCCGCAAGATCCTGAAAAATCAGGTGACGCAGACCCAGCAGGAATTGCGCGCGGCCGAACAGAAGGCCATCGATTATGCGCGCCAGTTTCACCTGATCGACATTGGCGATGCCGCATCGGGCGCCGATGAAGGCAAGGGGAACGGCGGGTCGAAGGATACCGGCAACGGCCGCTCGATCGTGACGGCCAATCTGGTCGCCATCAATGACGCCTATGCCGCCGCGCAGGCCGAACGCATCGCGGCCGAGGGCCGCTGGCGCGTGGCCCAGTCCGCCTCGCCGCTTGATCTGCCCGAAGGGCGCAACAGTCCGAGCATTCAGGGCCTGCTGCAAAGCCGCGCCGTCACCGCATCGCAACTGGCGCAATTGCGCAAGCGCTATGCCGCCAACCGCCCCGAAGTGCAGGAAGCGGCGGCCCAGCTTGCCTCCATCGAGAGCCAGATCGCCACGGTCGGCCAGAACATCCGCGCCTCTATCCGCGCCGAATATCTGGGCGCACTGCACAAAGAACAGGAACTGGCCAAAAGCCGCACCGACCTCTCGGCCCAGTCGCTGGGCGAACAGGAACGGCGCGTCCAGCTTAACCTGATCGTGCGCGATGCCGACACCTTGCGCCGCCAGTTGGGCGACCTGCTGACGCGGCTCAACCAGATCGAATCGGCCGCCGATGTCGATACCAACAATATCGCCGTCATCGACAAGGCCCGCGTACCCGATGATCCGGTCTCGCCGATCCTGTGGCGCAATCTGCTGATCGGCCTGATCGCGGGTGTGACGCTGGCGGTTGCCACAGCGCTGATGCGCGAGCTGTTTGATGAAACGCTGCAACGCCCCGAAGATGTCGAGGACAAGCTGCGCCTGCCGCTGCTGGGCGTGGTTCCCGCCACGATCACCAACGTGCTCGACAGCCTGAACGATGGGAAATCGGGCCTTGCCGAAGCCTATTATTCGGTGCGCAGCACGATCGACTATGCCTCGGGCGGCGATGTTAAGAAGCTTATTCTTATCACCTCCAGCTCGCCCGCAGAGGGCAAATCGACCACCGCCTATGCTCTGGCGCAGGATTTTGCCCGCGCCGGTCGCCGGGTGCTGCTGGTCGATGCCGATACGCGCGCGCCTTCGCAGCATCGCCTGCTCAAACATGCCCGCAATCTGAGCGGTCTGACCGACGCCATCGTGCATCAAAAGCCGCTGGCCGAGACCATCCATGAAAGCGAGGTCAAGGACCTCTACTTCATGCCGCTCGGCGCGCGTCCGGCCAATCCGGCGCATCTGCTGTCCTCGGATGTGATCGCGCCCTTCCTCAACCGTCTCAAGGAAATGTTCGACGTGGTGATCGTCGATGCTCCGCCGGTCATGGGTCTGGCCGACGCGCCGCTGCTGGCGCGCCATATGGACGCGGTGATCTTTATCGCGGAGGCGGGCCGCGCGCATAATGGTCAGGCAAAAATCGCCCTGCGCCGCCTGCGCGACAATGGCGCCCATGTGCTGGGCGCAGTGCTCACCAAATTCAATCCGGTCGAATCCGGCTATGGCCAGAGCACGGGTTATTACTACTACTACAACTATCGCTATGAGCGCGCCCTGCCCGAAGGCGAAACGGCCTGA
- a CDS encoding glycosyltransferase, which produces MQGPILHLSADFPDLIDATKTRAIQTLVELVQDRFDQQVISLNRIAPGPMGTLAALLGRSPLVEAKPNSAEAKGGLTTLAYRAPGRGLWHHTMLRRVADALHERILRGPRPALIVGHKLTVEGLLAARLAERLGIPYALTIQGDTDTKILAARPDLRSAFARVFHGAGVVFSLAPWSLRAVEARLGARTGASLMLPCPLAADRRIAPRMGGDGIVTAFHLRNARRKNLARLIEAHQALRADHRDVELHILGGGNDRDRARVDHLVGARHGIALRGPVANAAIAQSFNAAIGLALPSLRESFGMVFIEAMMAGLPVVYPQGRAIDGYFDDQSFAIPVDPQSSASIAEGLARLVRDEAALKTALARWQEAGEAARFTRAAIADTFAKGLSLALASNGHAV; this is translated from the coding sequence ATGCAAGGCCCCATTCTTCACCTGTCCGCCGACTTTCCCGACCTGATCGACGCCACCAAGACCCGCGCCATCCAGACGCTGGTCGAACTGGTTCAGGATCGCTTCGACCAGCAGGTCATCTCGCTCAACCGCATCGCCCCCGGCCCGATGGGTACGCTGGCCGCGCTGCTTGGGCGCAGTCCGCTGGTCGAGGCCAAGCCCAACAGCGCCGAAGCCAAAGGCGGGCTGACCACATTGGCCTATCGCGCTCCGGGGCGCGGGCTTTGGCATCATACGATGCTGCGCCGCGTGGCCGATGCCCTGCATGAACGCATCTTGCGCGGGCCGCGCCCGGCGCTGATCGTCGGGCACAAGCTGACGGTCGAGGGTCTGCTTGCCGCCCGCCTCGCAGAGCGGCTGGGCATCCCCTATGCGCTGACCATTCAGGGCGATACCGACACCAAGATTTTGGCCGCCCGCCCCGATCTGCGCTCTGCCTTTGCCCGCGTGTTTCATGGCGCAGGCGTGGTATTCTCGCTGGCGCCATGGTCGCTGCGGGCGGTGGAGGCGCGGCTGGGGGCGCGGACGGGGGCGTCCCTGATGCTGCCCTGTCCGCTTGCCGCCGACCGCAGGATCGCACCGCGCATGGGCGGCGATGGCATTGTCACGGCCTTTCACCTGCGCAATGCCCGGCGCAAAAATCTGGCCCGCCTTATCGAGGCGCATCAAGCCCTGCGCGCAGATCACCGCGATGTCGAACTGCATATTCTGGGCGGCGGCAATGATCGCGACCGGGCGCGTGTGGACCATCTTGTCGGCGCGCGCCATGGCATCGCCCTGCGCGGGCCGGTGGCCAATGCCGCGATTGCCCAAAGCTTCAATGCCGCCATCGGCCTTGCCTTGCCCAGCCTGCGCGAAAGTTTCGGCATGGTCTTTATCGAGGCGATGATGGCCGGGCTGCCGGTCGTCTATCCGCAGGGCCGCGCCATCGACGGCTATTTCGACGACCAGTCCTTTGCCATCCCGGTCGATCCGCAAAGCAGCGCCTCGATTGCCGAAGGGCTGGCCCGGCTGGTGCGGGACGAAGCCGCCCTCAAAACCGCGCTGGCACGATGGCAGGAGGCGGGCGAGGCCGCCCGTTTCACCCGCGCCGCCATCGCCGACACTTTCGCAAAGGGGCTTTCCCTCGCCCTTGCCTCCAACGGACACGCTGTATGA
- a CDS encoding flippase, whose amino-acid sequence MSIGKNTAYNLVGFIIPTVLGLATVPAYIHLIGAARYGVLSLVWLILGYFGLFDLGLGRATTQRIAELRDAPRAERAKAFHTALITNLAIGVVGCLILWIAAYIIFSRVVSLAPDLRAEAVSATPLVALALPIATTLGVLSGALMGREKFLLTNRISATSTTLFQILPLLVAWRLGVDLRMLVTASLLARGFAVVSLWRACRHEFALDEPVAWDRAQLLRLLRYGSWMTLSSMTIPFLAFTDRFLIGSILGPVAVTIYNVPSEAVKRVTGVAGSVASALFPRFATEGREEAVKLATYGADLLYTLVTPAMAVGLVLMDPLMRLWLGQSIGAQAAPLARIFMLAYWLNTFLQIPFTRLQAGGRPDLVTKIMAAELLPYIAGLYWSLKSFGLAGGAWAFFVRMVVDGVLLSWFADTGFPRLRLMLSTMAAMLGLEAWLTLGPVQSLSSQIALAAAVGLISTLAALLVMPEDLLDRLPLPRALRKMLRSARFSAPIGSLS is encoded by the coding sequence ATGAGCATCGGCAAGAACACTGCCTATAATCTCGTGGGTTTCATTATTCCCACGGTGCTGGGGCTGGCCACGGTGCCCGCCTATATCCATCTGATCGGGGCGGCTCGTTATGGGGTGCTCTCGCTGGTCTGGCTGATCCTGGGCTATTTCGGCCTGTTTGATCTGGGCCTTGGCCGCGCCACCACCCAGCGCATCGCCGAATTGCGCGATGCCCCCCGCGCCGAGCGCGCCAAGGCCTTTCACACCGCGCTCATCACCAATCTGGCGATTGGCGTGGTGGGCTGCCTGATCCTGTGGATTGCGGCCTATATCATCTTTTCGCGGGTGGTCTCGCTGGCCCCCGACCTGCGCGCCGAGGCGGTCTCGGCCACCCCGCTGGTTGCCCTCGCCCTGCCCATCGCCACCACGCTGGGCGTGCTGAGCGGGGCGTTGATGGGGCGGGAAAAATTCCTGCTGACCAACCGCATTTCGGCCACATCGACCACACTGTTCCAGATCCTGCCCTTGCTGGTGGCGTGGCGGTTGGGGGTGGATCTGCGGATGCTGGTGACGGCCTCGCTGCTGGCGCGCGGGTTTGCGGTCGTTTCGCTGTGGCGCGCATGCCGCCATGAATTCGCACTGGACGAGCCGGTGGCCTGGGACCGTGCGCAACTGCTGCGCCTGCTGCGTTACGGCAGCTGGATGACGCTCTCGTCCATGACCATTCCATTTCTGGCCTTCACCGACCGGTTCCTTATCGGCTCGATCCTCGGCCCGGTGGCGGTCACCATCTACAATGTGCCCAGCGAGGCGGTAAAGCGCGTCACGGGCGTTGCCGGATCGGTCGCCAGCGCCCTGTTTCCCCGCTTTGCCACCGAAGGGCGCGAGGAGGCGGTCAAGCTGGCCACCTATGGCGCGGATCTGCTCTATACGCTGGTCACGCCCGCCATGGCGGTGGGGCTGGTGCTGATGGACCCGCTGATGCGGCTGTGGCTGGGCCAAAGCATCGGCGCGCAGGCAGCGCCGCTGGCCCGCATCTTCATGCTGGCCTATTGGCTCAACACCTTCCTCCAGATCCCCTTCACCCGGCTTCAGGCGGGCGGTCGCCCCGATCTGGTCACCAAGATCATGGCCGCCGAACTGCTGCCCTATATTGCCGGACTTTACTGGTCGCTCAAAAGCTTTGGGCTGGCGGGCGGGGCCTGGGCCTTCTTCGTCCGCATGGTGGTGGATGGGGTGCTGCTCTCCTGGTTTGCCGACACCGGATTTCCCCGCCTGCGGCTGATGCTGAGCACCATGGCGGCTATGCTTGGCCTTGAGGCATGGCTGACGCTTGGCCCGGTCCAGAGCCTTTCCAGCCAGATCGCGCTGGCCGCGGCGGTGGGGCTGATCTCCACGCTGGCGGCTCTGCTGGTGATGCCCGAAGACCTGCTCGACCGGCTGCCCCTGCCCCGCGCCTTGCGCAAAATGCTGCGCTCCGCCCGATTTTCCGCCCCGATTGGAAGCCTTTCATGA
- a CDS encoding polysaccharide lyase, with translation MASSRLRRLAPWALAGLAVAGGAALAAHHFTLSYGQPVDVTFRAGEPAGTSETDLMLGKADYALQYCCATSTRLVADPADARRMVREFRVAPSEPLVKGNHRAELRLRPNALGQEVWYRVSAFIPQDWVSSPRHSIIFQWHGSRDVLLLEPGKYPPLDIGIEGDHWTIHKSWDDRIATPPGGAVQGISEIGQAPLTKGSWQCWTISALWSSTAQGRLRLWLGDRIVSDDKGPNAHRDYLGPYLKAGIYESSWHYDGADPKVSERHVLIGPIQVRYGPDPFGIIGHRADPSCR, from the coding sequence ATGGCTTCCTCTCGTTTGCGCCGCCTCGCCCCTTGGGCCCTGGCCGGATTGGCTGTGGCGGGCGGCGCTGCGCTGGCGGCGCATCATTTCACGCTGTCCTATGGCCAGCCGGTCGATGTCACCTTTCGCGCGGGCGAACCGGCAGGCACCAGCGAGACCGATCTGATGCTGGGCAAGGCCGATTATGCGCTGCAATATTGCTGTGCGACCTCAACAAGGCTGGTGGCCGACCCTGCGGATGCCCGGCGCATGGTGCGCGAATTCCGCGTCGCGCCAAGCGAACCGCTGGTCAAAGGCAATCACCGCGCTGAACTGCGCCTGCGCCCCAACGCGCTTGGACAGGAGGTGTGGTATCGCGTCTCGGCCTTTATCCCGCAAGACTGGGTATCCTCGCCGCGCCATTCCATCATCTTTCAATGGCACGGATCGCGCGATGTGCTCTTGCTGGAGCCGGGCAAATATCCTCCGCTCGACATAGGCATTGAGGGGGATCACTGGACCATCCACAAAAGCTGGGACGACCGCATCGCCACACCGCCTGGCGGCGCGGTTCAAGGCATCAGCGAAATCGGTCAGGCGCCGCTGACCAAGGGAAGCTGGCAATGCTGGACGATCAGCGCCTTGTGGTCGAGCACCGCGCAGGGCCGCCTGCGCCTGTGGCTGGGCGACAGGATCGTGAGCGATGACAAAGGCCCCAATGCCCATCGCGACTATCTGGGGCCTTATCTGAAGGCCGGAATCTATGAATCAAGCTGGCACTATGACGGCGCCGATCCGAAAGTGTCGGAACGCCACGTCCTGATCGGGCCCATTCAGGTGCGCTACGGCCCAGATCCTTTCGGCATCATCGGCCACCGCGCCGATCCGTCCTGCCGCTGA
- a CDS encoding MBOAT family O-acyltransferase yields MLFFTWPFAVFFALFYPAFLMLRRRVRARNVLLIVAAFIFYGWWDVRFTTLLAFTVGLDYLSALGAAGRRITRGQWAKSCLFLGGVGLVALVANHGHQFALMTLPVLAALLLYTGLTYALNAIEDEAVRRRRWLHACVIVNLAVLCFFKYMNFFGESLDHALSALGVHLGYVSLAIILPLGISFHTFQSIGRTIDVSRGRLEPSDDFIEFATFLTFFPQILAGPIERAAHMLPQFRHVQTVSWALARQGMVLFLWGLFKKQVVADNLAVLANPVFHAPHGLSSGELLVGVLAFSFQIYGDFSGYSDMARGLAALMGFDLRINFALPYFSRTPSEFWRRWHISLSQWLRDYLYIALGGNRGGAWNTCRNLMLTMVLGGLWHGAAWTFIVWGFLHGLILVLYRVARVDDYVFRADRTWLRGIVAWAVLMPLIALTWTYFRANGVETGNTIVAGILGLHGLAQGPWATFAFYALPLFAVEAAMRLAEDRGFAFVRLPYLLRYTAVVVLVLANLVLVASAGQQFIYFDF; encoded by the coding sequence ATGCTGTTCTTCACTTGGCCCTTCGCGGTCTTCTTTGCGCTGTTCTATCCGGCGTTCCTGATGCTGCGGCGGCGGGTCCGGGCGCGCAATGTGCTGCTGATCGTGGCGGCCTTCATCTTTTACGGCTGGTGGGATGTGCGTTTCACCACGCTGCTGGCCTTTACCGTCGGGCTTGACTACCTGAGCGCGCTGGGCGCCGCGGGGCGGCGGATCACGCGCGGCCAATGGGCAAAAAGCTGCCTGTTTCTGGGCGGGGTCGGGCTGGTGGCGCTGGTGGCCAATCATGGGCATCAATTCGCGCTGATGACCTTGCCAGTGCTGGCGGCCCTGCTGCTCTATACGGGGCTGACCTATGCGCTGAACGCGATCGAGGATGAAGCGGTTCGCCGCCGCCGCTGGCTGCATGCCTGCGTGATCGTCAATCTGGCCGTGCTGTGTTTCTTCAAATACATGAATTTCTTTGGGGAATCGCTCGATCACGCGCTTTCCGCGCTGGGTGTGCATCTGGGCTATGTGTCCCTTGCCATCATCCTGCCGCTGGGCATTTCGTTCCATACGTTCCAGTCGATCGGCCGCACCATCGACGTCTCGCGCGGGCGGTTGGAGCCGTCGGACGACTTCATCGAATTCGCCACGTTCCTCACCTTCTTTCCGCAAATCCTGGCCGGCCCCATCGAGCGGGCCGCCCACATGCTGCCCCAGTTCCGCCATGTGCAGACGGTCAGTTGGGCGCTGGCCCGGCAGGGCATGGTGCTGTTCCTGTGGGGCCTGTTTAAAAAGCAGGTGGTGGCCGACAATCTGGCGGTTCTGGCCAATCCGGTGTTTCATGCGCCCCATGGCCTGTCCTCGGGCGAATTGCTGGTGGGCGTGCTGGCCTTCAGCTTTCAGATCTACGGCGATTTTTCCGGCTACAGCGATATGGCGCGGGGCCTTGCCGCGCTGATGGGCTTTGATCTGCGGATCAACTTTGCCCTGCCCTATTTCTCGCGCACGCCGTCTGAATTCTGGCGCCGATGGCATATCAGCCTGTCACAGTGGCTGCGCGATTATCTCTATATCGCGCTGGGCGGCAATCGGGGCGGGGCATGGAACACCTGCCGCAATCTGATGCTCACCATGGTGCTGGGCGGGCTGTGGCACGGGGCGGCGTGGACCTTCATCGTCTGGGGCTTTCTGCACGGCCTCATTCTGGTGCTCTACCGCGTGGCACGGGTGGACGATTATGTGTTCCGCGCGGACCGCACATGGCTGCGCGGGATTGTGGCATGGGCCGTGCTGATGCCGCTGATCGCGCTGACATGGACCTATTTCCGCGCCAATGGGGTGGAAACCGGCAATACGATCGTGGCGGGCATTCTGGGCCTGCATGGTCTGGCGCAGGGGCCATGGGCCACCTTTGCCTTCTATGCCCTGCCGCTCTTTGCCGTCGAGGCCGCGATGCGTCTGGCCGAGGATCGCGGCTTTGCCTTTGTCCGGCTGCCCTATCTGCTGCGCTATACGGCGGTGGTCGTGCTGGTGCTGGCCAATCTCGTGCTGGTCGCCTCGGCGGGCCAGCAATTCATCTATTTCGACTTTTAA